A segment of the Hallerella succinigenes genome:
GTCGGCATATACAAAAAAACTTTTTTATATGTCTTTAGCTTTTCTATAAACTCAATTATTTCTGGAGACTCCCATCTCTTTACAAAATTTTCAATATCCCTTTTCTCTCTAAAAAATATTTCACATCTTGGGTATAAGGTAGACCTACAAACATCTTGATTCACCCTGAACATTGACGCTAGGTGTTTATTCATCATAGATGACGCGCCCAAAATATAATCAGGTCTTACGTAAAAAGAAGGTCGAAGAATAAATCCAACAATCTTATTTTTAGTATTAAAAACCGAGTTTTTATTATTCCAAAGACAACATTTTATCCCTATGCCATGCCATAGTTGAATATATTTCGCACCACCACTTGTGTAAAAATTGATATCAGCCAAAGATCCCGACACAATATATTTTGACGCTCTCAAAGACATTATTATCCCTTTTATTGAAAAAGAATAATATGCTTCAAGTCCCTTTTGTTTGAGACTTTGTATCTCTTTTCTTCTTTTGGTAATCCAAATAGGTCTTATTGATGGATGATGTTCAACAACATCAATCATGAAATATTTCGAATTACCATCAAAACCCGTTTCAGATCCAAAAGCCCATATGCTTCTATTTCTAGGAAAAAGAAAAGAGAGAATATATATAATTAGACTTAACGACTTTAAAATTATCTTCATTTGCAAAATTTCCTTAAGATCTTCGTTTTTACACTCGGATAAACAGTTTCTGCATATTCAGAACCAACCATGTTTGGAAAAAAAAGAAACATCGAAAGAATGATAAACGCATATAGCGTCGCAAAGACAATTTGCTGGACAATACCATGGTTAAAAAATAACAAGTTCACATATCCTATCAGTCCTAAAAGAAGTATTGGTTTGCAAGCCAAAAACATGGAGGCAAACACAGATATGATTGAAATCTTCAGTCGACGGCTCAAAAAAGACACCTTTAGAAATACCGTTAAAATATTAGACACAACCAAACCTATTGCGACGCCAAGTATATCGAATTCTGAGCCAATATATAAGCCAATGAATGTTATTAACGCTGAACAAACTCGCAATTTGAAGCCCAGATCAACCATTGCCAAACTTCTGAAATAGCAATCCACTAAGCGACTATCTATATTAAAAATGACATATATCGAAACTATTTGCATTACTGGCACTAGATTGATCCAATTACTTCCAAAGAAGATTGAAATAATCAGTTCTGCGTTGAAGAAAAAAATTGCGAATAAAACTACAGAAAATGAATTCAAAAGTTTCACCGCTTTTACAAAGACGGTTTTTATTTTTTTTTCATCGTCTTGTGCCTTTGATAGCATAGGAAACAGTACCGTATCAAATATGCCATTTATTCGCGTGGTTATATTGGATACAAAACCTGCCGGCCGATTATAAGAGCCTAATGCGGTGACAGAAAGCCATTTTGACAAGAAGAGGCGATCCATTTGTTGAGTCAAATTATTGACAATGACTCCTGCAGTTAACCATCCGCCAAAAGAAAAAATTGACGATATTTGAGACCGATCAAAAGCAAATTTAGGTACTTCGCCTCTTCTGCAATACAAAAGAATGTTGAAGAAAAACAAATTTAAAACAGACACCGCAATGACCGCATATAATCCAAAGCCCAAATATGCGAGAGTAATGCCGATAGCTGCGCTAAGGCTATACGCGGATATGTTATACATTCCAACTTTTTTAAAGTCTAATTTTTTTATTAATAAGCTCCGCTTTACGCTCAGAATGCACGCAAAGAAAATATTAACCGACATGATTCGCAAAGGCGTTGTTAAAGTCTCGTCAGCGATAACGAGAGAAATAACCGGAGCGAAAACAAATATCAAAAGCGTTCCAACAATTCCCATTAGCCAACTTAGGGAAAAAACTGTTGCAACAAAAGAGGTCTGCGCATCCTTTTTTTGAATTATTGCAGCCCCTAAACCAGCCTCTGTAATACTTGTACAGACAGTTATAATGCCTGTTAGCGCAGCAAAATACCCGAATTCACTTTTGCTAAGAAACCTAGACATCATGGAAAAAACGAAAACTTCCATAATGCCCATAACCAAAGTTATTAGCGTTTGAGTGGAAATTCCTTTAAAGAAAACTTCTTTATTGCTCACGTTCTTATTCTATTTCTTTTCTAAAGTCAATAA
Coding sequences within it:
- a CDS encoding lipopolysaccharide biosynthesis protein, which produces MSNKEVFFKGISTQTLITLVMGIMEVFVFSMMSRFLSKSEFGYFAALTGIITVCTSITEAGLGAAIIQKKDAQTSFVATVFSLSWLMGIVGTLLIFVFAPVISLVIADETLTTPLRIMSVNIFFACILSVKRSLLIKKLDFKKVGMYNISAYSLSAAIGITLAYLGFGLYAVIAVSVLNLFFFNILLYCRRGEVPKFAFDRSQISSIFSFGGWLTAGVIVNNLTQQMDRLFLSKWLSVTALGSYNRPAGFVSNITTRINGIFDTVLFPMLSKAQDDEKKIKTVFVKAVKLLNSFSVVLFAIFFFNAELIISIFFGSNWINLVPVMQIVSIYVIFNIDSRLVDCYFRSLAMVDLGFKLRVCSALITFIGLYIGSEFDILGVAIGLVVSNILTVFLKVSFLSRRLKISIISVFASMFLACKPILLLGLIGYVNLLFFNHGIVQQIVFATLYAFIILSMFLFFPNMVGSEYAETVYPSVKTKILRKFCK
- a CDS encoding CDP-glycerol glycerophosphotransferase family protein produces the protein MKIILKSLSLIIYILSFLFPRNRSIWAFGSETGFDGNSKYFMIDVVEHHPSIRPIWITKRRKEIQSLKQKGLEAYYSFSIKGIIMSLRASKYIVSGSLADINFYTSGGAKYIQLWHGIGIKCCLWNNKNSVFNTKNKIVGFILRPSFYVRPDYILGASSMMNKHLASMFRVNQDVCRSTLYPRCEIFFREKRDIENFVKRWESPEIIEFIEKLKTYKKVFLYMPTFRDNNPEFLEQQKWDLKRLDNELKRINGLLIVKLHPHMTSTLRFENYSSITEIKKNIDIYSILAFTHCLITDYSSVLYDYILMNGKEIIRYVPDLDEYISKSRDLLMDYKSNSVGVIVSSFEELLSHIGDDLSIDYEWLRERFWGDALKNRLDKLFEEIYDI